From one Microlunatus sp. Gsoil 973 genomic stretch:
- a CDS encoding R3H domain-containing nucleic acid-binding protein, with amino-acid sequence MAADGSTDAVDADAAEDSDAADAEDVDDSDEDDSEDDSESDNPLEIEGEVAADYLEELLDIADLDGDIDTYVENDRAHVSVLTESDVLVGKDGEVLEALQELARLAVITETGNRSRLMLDIAGYRERRRKALTELATDAVQEAKETGESVRLAPMNPFERKIVHDVVAAAGLTSESEGEEPERRVVILPNA; translated from the coding sequence GTGGCTGCCGACGGATCGACCGACGCGGTCGATGCCGACGCAGCCGAGGACAGCGACGCGGCCGATGCTGAGGATGTCGACGATTCGGATGAGGACGATTCCGAGGATGATTCCGAATCCGACAATCCGCTCGAGATCGAGGGCGAGGTCGCGGCCGATTACCTCGAGGAACTGCTGGACATCGCCGATCTCGACGGCGACATCGACACCTACGTCGAGAACGATCGCGCGCATGTCTCCGTGCTGACCGAGTCCGATGTGCTGGTCGGCAAGGACGGCGAGGTGCTGGAGGCGCTGCAGGAGCTGGCCCGTCTTGCCGTCATCACAGAGACCGGCAACCGCAGCCGGCTGATGCTGGACATCGCCGGCTACCGGGAACGCCGGCGCAAGGCGCTGACCGAGCTGGCGACCGACGCCGTCCAGGAGGCCAAGGAGACCGGCGAGTCGGTTCGCCTCGCGCCGATGAACCCGTTCGAACGCAAGATCGTCCACGACGTCGTCGCGGCCGCCGGGCTGACCAGTGAGTCCGAGGG